A portion of the Corynebacterium rouxii genome contains these proteins:
- the ftsZ gene encoding cell division protein FtsZ, whose product MTSPDNYLAVIKVVGVGGGGVNAVNRMIEEGLKGVEFIAVNTDSQALMFSDADVKLDIGREATRGLGAGANPEVGRASAEDHKNEIEETLKGADMVFVTAGEGGGTGTGAAPVVAGIAKRLGALTVGVVTRPFKFEGPRRTRQAMEGIDALREVCDTLIVIPNDRLLQLGDANITMVDAFHEADRVLHNGVQGITDLITIPGLINVDFADVRSVMHDAGSALMGVGSASGENRVLTAAEQAINSPLLESTMEGAKGVLLSVAGGSDLGLQEVNEAASMVQEKADEDVNLIFGTIFDDNLGDEVRITVIATGFDGEKNSLDRQREAVQPAASQPAPAMETNPTPAPDRSASTSLFGDSDSAPRHRLNEEPAPRRTSHDSEGMYTRRSEPRESYRDRRSDDFDDDLDIPDFLR is encoded by the coding sequence ATGACTTCCCCAGATAATTACCTCGCCGTAATCAAGGTTGTTGGTGTCGGCGGCGGCGGTGTAAACGCCGTTAACCGAATGATCGAAGAGGGACTAAAAGGTGTTGAGTTTATTGCGGTCAACACCGACTCTCAGGCATTGATGTTCTCTGATGCCGATGTCAAGCTCGACATCGGGCGAGAAGCTACTCGCGGCCTTGGTGCTGGTGCAAACCCTGAAGTTGGACGTGCATCAGCAGAAGATCACAAAAACGAGATTGAAGAAACCCTTAAAGGGGCGGACATGGTCTTCGTTACTGCCGGTGAAGGTGGCGGTACTGGTACCGGTGCGGCGCCAGTAGTTGCGGGAATCGCTAAACGCTTGGGTGCACTTACCGTCGGCGTGGTGACACGTCCGTTCAAGTTTGAGGGGCCACGCCGTACCCGCCAAGCAATGGAAGGAATCGATGCACTGCGTGAAGTTTGCGACACGCTCATCGTTATTCCCAATGATCGCCTACTTCAGCTTGGCGACGCCAATATCACCATGGTTGATGCGTTCCACGAAGCAGACCGCGTGCTTCACAATGGTGTCCAAGGTATTACCGATCTGATTACCATTCCTGGTCTGATTAACGTTGACTTCGCCGACGTCCGCTCTGTTATGCACGATGCGGGCTCCGCCTTGATGGGCGTTGGTTCTGCATCTGGTGAGAATCGAGTGCTCACTGCTGCTGAACAAGCAATTAACTCACCACTACTGGAATCCACGATGGAAGGCGCCAAGGGAGTTTTGCTTTCCGTTGCAGGTGGCTCAGACCTGGGTCTGCAAGAAGTCAACGAGGCAGCATCCATGGTCCAAGAAAAAGCAGATGAGGATGTTAACCTCATCTTCGGAACGATTTTCGACGACAACCTCGGCGACGAGGTTCGTATTACCGTGATTGCTACTGGTTTTGACGGTGAAAAGAATTCCCTCGATCGTCAACGCGAAGCTGTGCAGCCAGCTGCTTCACAACCAGCACCCGCGATGGAAACCAATCCAACTCCTGCGCCTGATCGTTCTGCTTCGACGTCGTTGTTCGGAGATTCGGATAGCGCTCCTCGTCATCGCTTGAATGAGGAACCTGCTCCGCGACGCACTTCCCATGATTCTGAGGGAATGTACACGCGCCGCTCGGAGCCTCGCGAATCCTATCGTGATCGGCGTTCTGATGACTTCGATGACGATCTCGATATTCCAGACTTCCTACGCTAA
- a CDS encoding cell division protein FtsQ/DivIB — MKKRIAIVSSIVLLIVAIAGGCLWAFPIMTVQKFEIDGAVRSSAEDVETASGIAKGTNIVRVAAHDAAGSVIQLPWVRSATVTRLFPNTVRIEVVERTDVGFVDRSDGQHLFDEKGRAFAIDSPSEGSVRVTSLSQDDPEVLSAVAETISAIDLGVRSTIDHIEAPDRYSLNLVLHDGRQIFWGSSESAHDKAATLMIALSRAEQRLDISGAPVIALR; from the coding sequence ATGAAAAAGCGTATTGCCATTGTGAGTAGCATCGTGCTGCTTATTGTGGCGATTGCTGGCGGTTGCCTGTGGGCTTTTCCCATCATGACCGTCCAAAAATTCGAGATTGATGGTGCTGTGCGTAGCTCTGCAGAAGACGTTGAAACTGCAAGTGGGATTGCAAAAGGTACCAACATTGTTCGAGTTGCAGCTCATGATGCTGCAGGAAGCGTCATACAACTTCCTTGGGTACGTTCGGCTACGGTAACACGGTTATTCCCCAACACGGTTCGTATTGAGGTTGTCGAACGAACCGATGTGGGGTTTGTGGATCGTAGCGATGGGCAACATCTTTTTGATGAAAAAGGTCGTGCGTTTGCTATTGATTCGCCTTCTGAAGGCTCAGTAAGAGTCACGAGCCTATCGCAGGATGACCCCGAGGTTCTTTCTGCTGTGGCGGAGACTATTTCAGCTATTGATCTAGGAGTTCGTTCCACCATCGATCATATCGAGGCACCGGATCGTTATTCGTTAAATCTTGTGTTGCATGATGGACGGCAGATTTTTTGGGGCTCGTCGGAGTCGGCTCATGATAAAGCGGCAACGTTAATGATTGCTTTGAGTAGAGCAGAACAGCGTCTTGATATCAGTGGAGCACCGGTGATAGCCCTCCGTTAG
- the murC gene encoding UDP-N-acetylmuramate--L-alanine ligase, with amino-acid sequence MNSIDLSRVHMIGIGGAGMSGVARILLSRGSVVSGSDVKESRPVAALRAMGATIAVGHKAENLAVSGSMPTVVVTSFAAIPQDNPELQEAHVNNIPVIRRSDLLGELMEGHQQVLIAGTHGKTSTTSMTVVALQAAGKDPSFAIGGQLNKAGTNAHDGTGEAFVAEADESDASLLRYKPDIAVVTNIEPDHLDFFKTSEAYFKVFDDFAERVQPGGTLIVCLDDPHAAALGEKFKDRMTVRGYGSSAAAQQYPDVALTVVEHTEVGPAGTRARITVGDDTVDVIIRIPGHHMVLNACAALTAGVTAGAELERLAAGISDFSGVRRRFEFHGRVSGGAFHDVEVYDDYAHHPTEVTAVLKAARQQQEARDIGRVVVVFQPHLYSRTLEFAAEFAEALSLADHAVILDIFGAREQPVEGVDSRIISDKMTIPVVFEPNFSAVAAQVKKIAQPNDIIVTMGAGSVTMLADEILTALRESE; translated from the coding sequence ATGAATTCAATCGACTTAAGCCGTGTCCATATGATCGGAATCGGCGGAGCGGGCATGTCGGGAGTAGCGCGCATCTTGTTGTCTCGCGGCAGCGTTGTCAGTGGTTCCGATGTTAAGGAATCTCGTCCGGTGGCTGCACTTCGAGCAATGGGAGCGACGATTGCGGTAGGGCATAAAGCTGAAAATCTAGCGGTCTCTGGTTCTATGCCGACGGTAGTTGTAACTTCCTTTGCTGCGATCCCACAAGATAACCCTGAGCTGCAAGAAGCACATGTCAATAACATTCCTGTTATTCGGCGATCGGACCTTTTGGGCGAGCTTATGGAGGGGCACCAGCAAGTTCTTATTGCAGGTACTCACGGCAAGACTTCCACGACATCGATGACTGTAGTTGCGCTTCAAGCGGCTGGAAAAGATCCTAGCTTTGCAATTGGTGGGCAGCTGAACAAAGCCGGAACGAATGCCCATGATGGTACCGGCGAAGCTTTTGTGGCGGAGGCCGATGAATCGGATGCTTCGTTGCTGCGGTATAAGCCAGACATCGCAGTAGTGACAAATATCGAGCCAGATCACTTGGATTTCTTTAAAACTTCTGAAGCCTATTTCAAGGTGTTTGATGACTTTGCTGAGCGTGTCCAGCCAGGCGGAACACTTATTGTGTGTTTGGATGATCCGCATGCTGCGGCATTGGGGGAGAAGTTTAAAGATCGTATGACGGTTCGCGGCTATGGGTCATCTGCTGCAGCCCAACAGTATCCAGATGTAGCCCTTACCGTTGTTGAGCACACGGAAGTTGGGCCCGCTGGTACCCGCGCTCGTATCACAGTTGGGGACGATACGGTTGATGTGATTATACGTATTCCTGGACACCACATGGTGCTCAACGCATGTGCAGCTTTGACTGCGGGCGTGACCGCCGGTGCTGAATTGGAACGACTCGCTGCTGGTATTAGTGATTTTAGTGGTGTTCGTCGGCGTTTTGAATTCCATGGTCGTGTTTCTGGTGGAGCATTTCACGATGTAGAAGTCTATGACGACTACGCACATCATCCGACTGAGGTGACAGCCGTTCTTAAAGCTGCACGGCAGCAGCAGGAAGCGCGTGATATTGGGCGAGTCGTGGTGGTTTTTCAGCCACATCTTTATTCTCGTACGTTGGAATTTGCTGCTGAATTTGCTGAGGCATTATCGCTTGCCGATCATGCAGTGATCCTCGACATTTTTGGTGCGCGCGAGCAGCCTGTTGAAGGCGTGGATTCGCGTATTATTTCGGACAAAATGACAATACCTGTCGTCTTTGAGCCCAACTTCTCGGCAGTTGCGGCGCAGGTGAAAAAGATTGCCCAGCCCAACGATATTATCGTCACTATGGGCGCCGGTAGCGTGACCATGCTTGCCGACGAAATCCTTACTGCGTTACGGGAGAGCGAATGA
- the murG gene encoding undecaprenyldiphospho-muramoylpentapeptide beta-N-acetylglucosaminyltransferase gives MNTPRVVVAGGGTAGHIEPALAVAESLRQRGAEVVALGTTKGLETSIVPERGFELRLINPVPVPRKINADLFKLPFRLLATISQTRKILKEFDTDVVIGFGGYVAAPAYIAAKLQKIPFIVHEANARSGMANKLGVRLGGMGLNAVANSGMPGTVVGIPIRSSLSGDNTALERAQQLWGLDPKKKTILITGGSQGARSINAAVAEGIDAVLADPDVQVLHAYGRKNSAPEAQERYVPVAYIDDMAAAYAIADLVIGRSGAMTVAENTAAGVPAIYVPLPHGNGEQGLNAQPLVEEGAAVLVADSEFNGEAFSSLVAKILGDQETYTTMITAAKESGTANAAETIADIIYSIVKNHDRNK, from the coding sequence GTGAACACTCCACGAGTCGTAGTCGCAGGTGGCGGCACCGCGGGGCATATTGAGCCAGCGCTTGCCGTGGCAGAGTCGCTACGTCAACGAGGTGCAGAGGTTGTCGCACTTGGCACGACAAAAGGACTGGAAACGTCGATTGTCCCTGAACGCGGATTTGAACTACGACTGATCAACCCAGTGCCAGTTCCACGAAAAATAAATGCAGATTTGTTCAAGTTGCCGTTTCGACTATTGGCAACAATTTCTCAAACCCGCAAGATCTTAAAAGAATTCGATACCGATGTGGTCATCGGATTCGGCGGATACGTAGCAGCGCCTGCGTATATTGCAGCAAAACTTCAAAAAATTCCGTTTATCGTTCACGAGGCTAACGCTCGCTCCGGTATGGCCAACAAGCTTGGCGTTCGGCTCGGCGGTATGGGACTTAACGCGGTAGCTAACTCCGGCATGCCAGGAACTGTCGTGGGAATCCCCATCCGATCGTCATTGTCCGGCGACAACACCGCATTGGAACGAGCACAACAATTGTGGGGTCTGGATCCAAAGAAGAAAACCATCTTGATCACCGGTGGTTCCCAGGGTGCCCGTTCCATTAACGCTGCCGTGGCAGAAGGTATCGATGCGGTGTTAGCTGATCCGGACGTTCAAGTTCTCCATGCATATGGGCGTAAGAATTCTGCTCCTGAGGCACAAGAGCGCTATGTGCCAGTGGCATATATCGACGATATGGCCGCCGCCTATGCCATCGCAGATCTTGTGATCGGTCGTAGTGGTGCAATGACAGTAGCGGAAAATACTGCTGCTGGAGTTCCTGCCATTTATGTGCCATTACCGCACGGTAATGGTGAGCAGGGCCTTAACGCACAACCGTTAGTTGAGGAAGGCGCAGCGGTATTGGTTGCGGATTCTGAATTTAATGGTGAGGCATTTAGCTCATTGGTTGCCAAAATTTTAGGTGATCAAGAAACCTACACCACCATGATTACCGCAGCTAAGGAATCTGGCACTGCTAACGCTGCGGAGACGATTGCTGACATCATCTATTCCATTGTGAAAAATCACGATCGCAACAAATAA
- the ftsW gene encoding putative lipid II flippase FtsW yields MSTNISNRGSRVRDRIASFLGEMMRRPLTDYYIVMFVIALLVLTGVLMVVTSSMATSVSETGSAWTYATKQILLIVIGFIAMIGVMQMPPRQVRKYAVWLMRISILLLIVVLIPGIGTGKEQVGSQSWIPLGPVNIQPSEIARVALAIWGASFLTRKPKVYLRFYGIDFDRRAMFAVIAGFTCALVMAEGDLGMTAMLGFLTLIMLVFAGLPRGLIVTALTISGVAFVLAVTMHGYRGHRITVFMDALFGRFDDIDGVAYQSYQGILSLADGSFTGLGIGQSRAKWFYLPEAKNDFIFAIVGEELGFVGAAIIIGLFTALLLIALRIALRIKDNFLSLSVATLAAGISLQAFINMAYVIGILPVTGIQLPLISAGGSSAVITLAALGLIANCARYEPEAISAMQSYGRPALDRVLFLREPDVSDIRTRRSTRRSSQGTRQSGAPKRQPPKIERNERVSYRQSSTGTWGSSDRDRTGSVDKQRGAQRQPRRRNYPQDNKRRRR; encoded by the coding sequence ATGAGCACCAACATTTCGAATCGTGGCTCTCGGGTTCGTGACCGGATAGCGAGTTTTTTGGGCGAAATGATGCGCCGACCGCTGACGGATTATTACATCGTGATGTTCGTTATCGCCTTGTTGGTGCTCACTGGCGTTTTGATGGTGGTTACCTCGTCGATGGCAACCTCTGTTTCAGAAACCGGTAGCGCGTGGACTTACGCTACCAAGCAGATTTTGCTCATTGTTATCGGTTTTATCGCCATGATCGGCGTCATGCAGATGCCACCGCGCCAAGTTCGAAAATATGCCGTGTGGCTGATGCGCATTTCGATTCTTCTTCTCATCGTGGTGTTAATTCCTGGCATCGGTACGGGTAAAGAACAGGTCGGGTCGCAGTCATGGATTCCACTTGGGCCCGTCAACATTCAGCCATCAGAGATCGCTCGTGTGGCCTTAGCCATTTGGGGAGCAAGTTTTCTCACCCGTAAACCTAAGGTGTACCTCCGCTTTTATGGGATTGATTTTGATCGCCGCGCGATGTTTGCGGTCATTGCTGGTTTCACCTGTGCATTAGTCATGGCTGAGGGGGATCTTGGTATGACGGCAATGCTCGGATTTCTCACATTGATCATGCTCGTATTTGCAGGGCTTCCACGGGGCTTGATTGTTACAGCGTTGACAATTTCTGGCGTAGCTTTCGTTTTGGCAGTCACAATGCATGGATATCGCGGTCACCGCATCACGGTTTTTATGGATGCGCTTTTTGGTCGATTTGATGATATCGACGGTGTGGCATATCAGTCTTATCAAGGCATTTTATCGCTTGCCGACGGATCCTTCACAGGACTGGGAATCGGACAGTCACGAGCGAAATGGTTTTATCTTCCAGAGGCGAAAAACGACTTCATTTTTGCCATTGTTGGAGAAGAACTCGGTTTTGTCGGGGCTGCCATCATCATCGGATTATTTACTGCGCTCCTGCTGATTGCGTTAAGAATTGCGCTAAGAATTAAAGACAATTTCCTTTCTCTTTCTGTTGCTACTCTTGCCGCGGGTATTTCTTTGCAGGCTTTTATCAACATGGCCTATGTGATTGGCATTCTTCCGGTTACTGGTATTCAACTTCCTTTGATTTCCGCAGGTGGTAGTTCTGCGGTGATTACACTGGCGGCGTTGGGTTTGATTGCAAACTGTGCGCGTTATGAGCCCGAAGCGATTTCAGCGATGCAGTCCTATGGACGGCCAGCCTTGGACCGAGTGTTGTTCTTGCGGGAGCCGGATGTATCCGATATCCGGACACGTCGTTCTACACGGCGATCTTCACAAGGAACACGCCAGTCGGGAGCTCCTAAGAGGCAACCGCCGAAGATCGAGCGCAATGAGCGAGTGAGTTACCGCCAAAGTTCAACAGGTACTTGGGGTTCGAGTGACCGCGATAGAACTGGTAGCGTCGACAAGCAGCGGGGAGCACAGCGCCAACCTCGACGTCGAAATTATCCACAAGACAACAAACGCAGGAGAAGATGA
- the murD gene encoding UDP-N-acetylmuramoyl-L-alanine--D-glutamate ligase, with protein MSATKMTVSIEELKVLLPELAGRVLVAGAGVSGVGITQLLREMGCAVTVADSNSAQLDKLAQQTGCQVISPADVVSNGFRDYTVVVTSPGWRPDSPLLVAAQSAGLEVIGDVELVYRLDRAEVFGPKRTWMVVTGTNGKTTTTAMLAEIMQHSGARAAAVGNIGVSVADAVSTQPRIDVLVAELSSFQLHWSSTLIPDVGILLNLADDHIDWHGSFAQYAQDKAKVLAAPTAIAGLDNEHVMTEIRRIQRAEDADPIIGFTLGEPAKGMLGLRDGQLIDCAFGDNVVLRFAEGIEPAGPAGLYDALAAAAAARSMGVSAACIEEALSKFEVAGHRGQCVGRHREVVAIDNSKATNPHAADSALAGFSSVVWVAGGQLKGAEIDELIVRHAGRIKAVALLGVDRDVIEDSVRTHIPGIPVLNVSETDPRRAMDEAVAWAVSQAEAGDAIVLAPAAASLDMYTGMGQRGDMFAAAIAQYLHD; from the coding sequence ATGTCTGCCACCAAAATGACAGTAAGTATTGAAGAGCTCAAGGTTTTGCTTCCTGAGTTAGCAGGCCGCGTACTCGTTGCGGGTGCAGGTGTTTCTGGGGTCGGAATCACTCAGCTGTTGCGAGAGATGGGGTGTGCTGTCACCGTTGCAGATTCCAATTCTGCGCAGCTGGATAAGCTGGCTCAGCAAACTGGGTGTCAGGTTATTAGTCCAGCTGATGTAGTTTCGAATGGTTTTCGAGATTACACAGTAGTGGTTACTTCTCCAGGTTGGCGACCTGATTCGCCGCTTCTCGTTGCTGCGCAGAGTGCTGGCCTTGAGGTCATTGGCGATGTTGAGCTGGTGTACCGCCTTGATCGTGCTGAGGTATTTGGCCCGAAACGAACATGGATGGTGGTTACTGGCACTAACGGTAAAACCACGACAACGGCCATGCTCGCAGAAATCATGCAACATTCTGGTGCACGTGCTGCCGCCGTTGGAAACATCGGTGTATCGGTTGCGGATGCAGTGAGTACTCAACCGCGTATCGATGTTTTAGTTGCGGAGCTTTCGAGTTTTCAGTTGCATTGGTCTTCGACTTTGATCCCTGACGTTGGGATTTTGCTCAATCTTGCTGATGACCACATTGATTGGCACGGTAGTTTCGCCCAGTATGCACAGGATAAGGCAAAAGTATTAGCTGCTCCCACTGCGATTGCGGGCTTGGATAATGAGCATGTGATGACGGAAATAAGACGCATCCAACGTGCCGAAGATGCTGATCCCATCATCGGATTCACCTTAGGCGAACCAGCAAAAGGCATGTTAGGCCTACGCGATGGACAGCTTATCGACTGTGCATTTGGCGATAACGTGGTGTTGCGGTTTGCGGAAGGAATCGAACCAGCAGGTCCGGCAGGGCTTTACGACGCCCTTGCTGCAGCTGCGGCAGCGCGCTCGATGGGAGTAAGTGCCGCATGTATTGAAGAGGCACTGTCCAAGTTTGAAGTCGCAGGACATCGCGGACAATGCGTGGGGCGTCATAGGGAAGTCGTTGCGATTGATAATTCGAAAGCAACAAATCCACATGCTGCAGATAGCGCACTTGCTGGTTTCTCTTCAGTAGTGTGGGTTGCCGGTGGCCAGCTCAAGGGAGCAGAAATCGATGAGCTCATTGTTCGACATGCCGGACGAATCAAAGCAGTAGCTTTGTTGGGCGTCGATCGTGATGTGATTGAAGATTCTGTTCGGACTCACATTCCTGGTATTCCGGTTCTAAACGTTTCTGAGACTGATCCACGTCGAGCAATGGATGAGGCAGTAGCGTGGGCGGTATCCCAAGCAGAAGCAGGCGATGCGATCGTATTGGCTCCTGCAGCGGCTAGTCTTGATATGTACACCGGCATGGGGCAGCGTGGAGACATGTTCGCTGCAGCGATTGCACAATATTTACACGACTAA
- the mraY gene encoding phospho-N-acetylmuramoyl-pentapeptide-transferase yields MTQIIIAGAVGLLVSIFVTPILIRRFSAEGLGQEIREDGPKSHLRKRGTPTMGGIAILIGITVAYAVTGIVGQVTGTGGFTASGLLVLGLTLALGGLGFADDFIKLYMGRNLGLNKKAKLIGQLAISLIFGALILLFPNADGLTPGSSHLSFLRDLPTVDLAIGPKVVGIVIFLLFIYILISAWSNAVNLTDGLDGLAAGSTAIVMGTYTVITFWQFRNSCSAGAQPGCYDVRDPLDLAILAAAGLGACLGFLWWNAAPAKIFMGDTGSLALGGLVAGLSVASRTELLMIIVGALFVLEAASVVIQVAGYRTKKIRIFRMAPFHHHFENGGWAETTVVIRFWLIAAVAALIGASIFYGEWLSLTGV; encoded by the coding sequence ATGACCCAGATCATTATTGCGGGCGCTGTGGGCCTTTTGGTGTCGATCTTTGTTACGCCCATTTTGATTCGGCGCTTTAGTGCCGAGGGGTTGGGACAGGAGATCCGTGAAGACGGTCCTAAATCGCATTTGCGCAAGCGCGGCACCCCCACCATGGGTGGTATCGCAATCTTGATCGGTATTACTGTTGCTTATGCAGTCACGGGGATCGTGGGTCAAGTCACTGGAACTGGTGGTTTTACAGCCTCAGGCCTGCTGGTTTTAGGCCTGACATTAGCGCTCGGTGGTCTTGGTTTTGCTGATGACTTTATCAAGCTCTACATGGGTCGTAACCTTGGCTTGAATAAGAAAGCCAAGTTGATCGGACAGTTGGCGATTTCACTTATCTTTGGTGCGCTTATTCTTCTTTTCCCCAACGCTGATGGGCTAACTCCAGGATCTAGTCACTTAAGCTTCTTGCGTGATTTGCCCACAGTTGACCTTGCTATTGGGCCCAAGGTAGTGGGAATCGTTATTTTTCTTCTATTCATTTACATTCTGATTTCTGCATGGTCTAACGCGGTAAATCTGACCGATGGGTTAGACGGATTAGCTGCGGGCTCAACTGCAATCGTGATGGGTACGTATACCGTTATTACGTTCTGGCAGTTCCGAAACTCGTGCTCGGCAGGAGCACAACCTGGTTGTTACGACGTGCGTGATCCATTGGACCTTGCAATTTTGGCTGCTGCTGGGTTGGGCGCGTGTTTGGGCTTTTTGTGGTGGAATGCGGCTCCCGCCAAGATTTTTATGGGAGATACTGGTTCTCTCGCACTAGGCGGCCTCGTTGCCGGGTTGTCAGTGGCCTCTCGTACAGAGCTTCTCATGATTATTGTTGGCGCCTTGTTTGTACTCGAAGCTGCTTCGGTAGTTATCCAGGTCGCGGGATACCGAACAAAGAAGATTCGTATTTTCCGGATGGCTCCTTTCCATCATCATTTTGAAAACGGTGGTTGGGCCGAAACAACTGTTGTGATTCGATTCTGGCTGATCGCTGCGGTGGCTGCGCTTATTGGTGCATCTATTTTCTATGGTGAGTGGCTATCTCTTACAGGAGTATAA
- a CDS encoding UDP-N-acetylmuramoyl-tripeptide--D-alanyl-D-alanine ligase, with amino-acid sequence MIDLTVEQIARIVGGTLTQGTNPETVVTGPVEFDSRKVSEGSLFVALAGARVDGHDFVPAALDSGAAAALVAHPVKTDSGLAPAIVVPPAIGQQQSANSYATEHDEDGSVAAVLQGMGLIARSVIDTLTAKGLTVIGVTGSAGKTSTKDMLASILSNQAPTVAPPGSFNNEIGHPYTALRCTEQTRYLVAEMSARGIGHIAHLAQIAPPKIGVVLNVGTAHLGEFGSREVIAQAKGELVESLPHDGVAVLNADDDLVAGMHTRTDAQVITFSANSQDADVYASDIELDDYARARFTLHIGEAESVVTLQVAGQHQVSNALAAAAAAYAAGITIDDIAEALSSHLGASAHRMALMRRSDGATIIDDAYNANTESMRAGLTALSTTAHNKSLKGDVSRAWAVLGPMSELGEESVAAHAEIGKLLSELNVHGLIVVGDSADSLALANGARRSNVTTLMARDTAEAADLLDQNMGSADVALVKASNAYRLWETAEILASK; translated from the coding sequence ATGATTGATCTGACTGTTGAACAGATCGCACGTATCGTGGGTGGAACACTCACGCAAGGCACTAATCCAGAAACCGTAGTGACGGGACCTGTGGAATTTGACTCGCGCAAGGTATCTGAGGGTTCTTTGTTCGTGGCGTTGGCTGGGGCGCGTGTCGACGGTCATGATTTCGTACCAGCTGCATTAGATAGTGGTGCTGCAGCAGCATTGGTAGCGCATCCAGTGAAGACCGATTCTGGATTAGCGCCCGCTATTGTAGTTCCACCAGCGATTGGTCAACAGCAATCGGCCAACAGTTACGCAACTGAACATGATGAAGACGGTTCGGTTGCGGCTGTTCTTCAAGGTATGGGACTTATTGCGCGATCAGTAATCGATACGTTGACTGCTAAGGGGCTAACCGTCATTGGTGTTACTGGTTCGGCTGGTAAAACCTCGACCAAAGACATGTTGGCTTCAATTCTGAGTAATCAGGCCCCTACAGTGGCTCCTCCTGGATCGTTTAATAACGAGATCGGGCATCCATATACAGCTTTACGCTGTACAGAACAGACCCGTTATCTTGTAGCGGAGATGTCGGCACGCGGCATTGGCCACATAGCACATCTAGCGCAGATTGCCCCTCCTAAAATCGGTGTTGTACTCAATGTCGGCACCGCGCATTTAGGCGAATTTGGTTCGCGCGAAGTTATTGCTCAAGCCAAAGGCGAATTGGTGGAGTCACTTCCACATGACGGTGTGGCTGTACTTAATGCGGATGATGATCTCGTTGCAGGCATGCATACTCGAACTGATGCCCAGGTCATCACTTTCTCCGCGAATTCGCAGGACGCGGATGTGTATGCCTCCGATATTGAGCTTGATGATTATGCGCGTGCACGTTTTACTCTCCACATCGGCGAAGCGGAGAGCGTCGTAACGCTCCAAGTCGCTGGCCAGCATCAAGTTTCTAATGCACTGGCAGCAGCAGCGGCAGCATATGCGGCAGGCATAACCATTGACGATATCGCCGAAGCATTAAGCAGTCACCTTGGTGCTTCCGCGCACCGCATGGCCCTTATGCGCCGTAGCGATGGTGCCACCATCATTGATGATGCGTATAACGCCAATACTGAATCGATGCGTGCTGGTCTCACGGCGCTTTCCACTACTGCTCACAACAAGTCACTCAAGGGCGACGTCTCACGCGCGTGGGCAGTACTGGGACCCATGAGCGAGTTAGGGGAGGAATCGGTTGCAGCACACGCTGAAATTGGCAAGCTCCTCAGTGAACTTAATGTGCATGGGCTTATCGTTGTCGGAGACTCTGCCGATTCTTTGGCATTGGCAAATGGAGCCCGACGTAGCAATGTGACTACACTTATGGCTCGCGATACCGCAGAAGCAGCAGATCTACTTGATCAGAATATGGGTTCTGCAGACGTAGCTCTTGTAAAAGCATCAAATGCATATCGTTTGTGGGAAACCGCAGAGATTTTAGCTTCAAAATAA